The nucleotide sequence ggccAAGGCTCAGCAGTCCCAGTGGTGCTGTGCTCCGAGCTCGTAGCTGGTGGAGCCAGCATCCCACCCCGAGAAGCTGCCTCGAGGAGGGCCGAGCTCCCCAGCACCGCAgttcccttcctgcagcagctggcacGGGCAGCTGGAGCTCTCCGTAACGTCCCCAACATCTCGCACTCGTGTTTGGTGCAAGGTGCTGAAAGCTCGGGCTGTTTCAGTAACCGAAAAGCAGAACTGGTTTCCTGTTTCCTGAGCTGGGGACCAGATGCTTTCCCTAGAGCAGCGCTGCCGTTCTGCCTGGGCTCatgccctgctcccagctcgcTCACAGAGCTGTGGCCCGGCCAGTTCTGGGTGCCCAGAGGCTTTTTGGGGGCACAGTGCAAGCCCCATCAGGGCTGGGATCTCCCTTCCCATACGAGGCGCTTTGTGCCTGTTCCCTAGAGCGTTTGGGGACTCTGACGTGCCCGTGGATCCTCCCCTGGGGGAGGACGAGCTCCCACACTTGGTGACAAGCTGGGGCTCGTTCCAGTCCCTGACATGGCAAACCCTGAGACTTCCCTGCCCTGCGAGGGGACCGATGTTCAtgtggaggtgctgggcagTGCCTCGGGTGGGGTTTCTGTAGAACTGCCCTTctctgcaacttttttttttctcttttcccagccCCATGATGAACAGATTCTTCCCTGCAAACTTCCCCAATAAACAGTACCAGCTCCTCTTCACCCAGGGCTCCGGGGAGAGCAAGGAAGGTACGTTAGCCTGCCAGTCCTTCCAGgtttttgaatgttttctcctttcactgttttgttttacttgtttcGACTTTCAGCCCTTCTGAACAACCTCCCCAAAGACTTTCCTCTTGCTCCTTGCTGTGCCTCTGTAGCCAGCGTgagtgctgccagctctgcacagaCGTGTGTTGTCTTACACCAGCACTCTCCCTTTTTTTATCCCTGCCTGTCAGGGAGTTCCCAAACCCAGAGAGTTACAGATCGGGGCTCGTGGCTGGTGTTAAATGCCTTACCTTCTGATGTTACCACCAGGAGTTAACTGGGTGCAGGAAGAGGGAGCAGGTCTGCCCCTCCTTGCCCTAGGAGAGAGCCTGAATCCAATTTCCTTATTGACAGAAGGCTGGCAGATGCTGTCCTTGTGGCAGAATCTGGCTGAAGGAGGAGGTCTGTCTCGCAGTGCAGGCTGCTCACACGTCATTTGGAcctgggggctgtgggcacGGCCATTTTTAGGGGAGGATTCCCCTTTTTGGGGCACGAGCGCTGCGGTCTGTGGTGCTGCCCCGCCGTGAACTCGCCCTCCTCCACAGGAGGGGAAGCTGCCAGGCCTGCCCCGTGGCTGACTTCTCTCTTTTATTGCAGAAATAGTGAATTACGAGTTCGACACCAAGGATCTGGTGTGTCTGGCCCTGAGCAGTGTTGTCGGGGTCTGGTACCTGCTGAGGAAGGTGAGAGAGCCTGCTGGGGGGGCAGGGACTGGGCAAGGCGTGAGGCTGCGGCTCTGCACCTGCCTTGGGATCCCACCTCTCCTTTTTTTGTGTCCTCCTCAGCACTGGATCGCCAACAATCTCTTCGGGCTGGCGTTTTCCCTCAACGGGGTGGAGCTGCTGCACTTGAACAACGTCAGCACCGGCTGCATCTTGCTCGGGGGCCTCTTCATCTACGACGTCTTCTGGGTAAACGGGAGCACTCCCCAGGGCGGACGCGAGTTGCAGCCGGTGGCGGAAGGCATGTGCGTGGCCTCGTGCCTCTTCGGAGGCAGCTCGCTGGCTGAACACACGCTCGCAGTCAGGATTTCCACTTCCTCAGCCCGGAGGGGTGCGGTGGGGATGACAGAATCAAACGGAGGCCGAACGTGGCTCAGCAAATGgctgtgtttttaaattccTGGCTTCGAGtgctcagggctgcagggaTCTCGTCGGGGAGCCTGGTTGCTGTAGGCTGCCCGTGTGTTGAGCATGTCCCGTCCTGGTGACCTGCGTTCCTAGGAGCTGCCCGGTGCCTGGCTGCAGGATGAGGCTgttctgggctctgctgctcctgtttgTATCGGTGCCTCAGCTCTGGCATCAGCTGGCTTCCTCGGTGTCCTTCTGTTCTGCACCGAGAACCAAATGCTGGAGGGCCTCCAGGCGTTTTCcctcagccagcacagccctcccGTGTCTTTATTCCCAGGTTTCCCTTATCTTTCTGCAACGGTTCTGGTTCCTTTTCTCCTGAGTCCTGTGTAATGTCTGTATTCCTCAGTCTTTCCTGTCCGTCTCACCTTCCAAATCACTGTTTCATCATGTCTCAGAGCTTGTGGACCTTGAGGTCTgtccagcagcaccacagaTGCCTGAGGAATCCTGTCCTGTTTAAGCCTGGCTGCGGTGTTTTTGTGTTTGGCCAGTGCTCCCCGTTCCACAGATCTCAGCTGTGCTTTGTTCGTCCTTGTGCCAcctccagtgctcccagcaAGAGAGCAGCAAGCCTGCAGACCTCACATACCCAGCGCCTTGCattgtttttggggtgtgagCGTCCTCACAGAGCCGTGCAGGACACAACCCTCtttgctcagccctgctgctgcccatccAGGTCGGCTTCCCCACgtggagctgctccctgcagggacCAGGCACTTGGTTCTTAGCGTGGATTTAATCAGAGAGAGATCCGAGTTGAATTTCAGAAAGGAAGTGGAATTGCTTGGTGTGCTGATGGTAGTGTTTTCCCCTGTGTAGATTTGGGGAGAAATCATACCAGATTCTTTTACCTGGTGCCAGCACGGAGTGTTGTGGCTCCGTGGCAAAGACCAGAGCTTGCTTTAAGGATTTTCTTGAAAGAGCTGAGGGCTGTAGGCGTTAACCAGCGTGTGGctcatctccctgctgctgggcagccaggCCTGGAGCTGGAAGGGAGCAGAGCGGGGTGTTTGACCTCCGTGTTTACAGTCCATCCGCAGAGGTGCTGGTGTTTGGAGCTGACGGTGCAGAACAGGCACTGACCTTGGAGCAAACGTCACTGACAACTGCTCCGTCCCTGGGGCTTTTGGGCTGGGACCCgcaggcagctccctgcaccCCGTCAGACTTTGTACCGGTGGCTCCCCGAGGCTGAAGGCAGCCTGCTCAGGGCTCGAGGGGTTCTCCAAGCACTGCTGGGGGGAAAATGCCGCGGTGTGCGTGTCCCCGTGCAGCCGTCCTCACCCCGACTCCTCTGCTCACCCCTAGGTCTTTGGCACCAACGTGATGGTGACGGTTGCCAAATCGTTCGAGGCTCCGATAAAACGTGAGTACATGCTCCCGAGCTCCCCCCAACAGGGGTGCAGTtgcagctgctttaaaaaaaaataaataaatgtgaatttgGGGGTGGTGGAGCAGGCAGTGGCTCGGGTTCTGGGAGCTGTAGCCGAGACCCGTGCATGGGGCTGGCCCCAAATCCCTCAGGTTTCCCATTCCAGTGCCCGGGGCTGGCCCCGGAGAGAGCGGGAGGGGgcctgggatggggctggggtccTGCCTGATCCTATTTGGCCAGGCatggtggtgctgagctctgcccttCTCTGCTTGCAGTGGTTTTCCCTCAGGACCTGCTGGAGAAGGGTCTGGAGGCCGACAACTTCGccatgctggggctgggagacaTTGTCATCCCAGGTGAGGACACAAGGGGGAGAACGTCACCAGGACTGAGCGAGACAGCCACGGGGAGCCCCCCCAGGCAGGGGGATCActccctgtgctgtgcttttggctgtgctggagcccccccagcctcacaccggggctgggagctgcgTGGGTGGGtgccagagcccccccccccccgggtctCCCCTTGGGGTCGGGGCCGTGCCGGTGCTGTCCCGGTGCCACGAGAGGGCACTGTGAGCCCAGGCACGGCCGCGGGTGGCTGAAggctctgccttcctctgcctccatcctctccttctccctgcagGGATCTTCATCGCCTTGCTGCTGCGCTTTGACATCAGGtgagggggtggtggggaagggTCCCGCACAGGCTGGGTCTTGCAGCGCGCTCCGGTTGTTgttgtagggggaaaaaaaggggaaggggaagccaGGAGTTTGGTTGTGTGCTCTCATCTGAGGTTTGGGGTGGGGatgcaggagagcagctggaAGAAGCAGCTCCTGGAAGAGCAGAAATGAGCAGGGCTGGGCGTGGGGATAAATCCTGAGCTCGTGAGCATTGCTcatggggagagggggggggcagcagcacccagggacCTCGCAGGCTCCCTGACCCCAAGGAGCAGGATTCGTGCTGCCGTGGCGTGGAGGAGAAGTGGAAATAAAGTGAGACGGAGCTGGGGTGCTGCTCGTGTGTCTGTCCCCACGGGGGAAGGCAGCTCCTTCCCACGCAGGGCGgctgcacctgctgctggggcGTAGCTCCCAGCACTTGCCCCACACCAGCCCCACATCTCTGGCTCGGGAGCTGCTGGGAACGGGCTGCCTCGTGCAGCTGCAGCGCCGTGGCCCCGCTCCTGTCGCTGTTgcacagcccctctgctccctgccagcactTCCAGGTGTTTCCACCCACATCCTGCCTGCACCTGCTGGGAATCCCAGCGATCAAACGCCACGTGCAGCGAGCAGGCAGCGGGGGGAGGACAGCGGGGGGGGGATCCTCTCTGGGACTCCTCTGGGtcccagcactgcctcctgcaccccacagccacccagCAGTGGGATTTGGcagctttttcccttccccaccaccTCACATGGCTGtaaccccatccagccccaaAAAGGAccgggggctgtgctggtggcagcctCTGTGCTGGCCCTGAGGccgggcagagctctgctccctgcacccTGACCTCATGGGAGATGTCCTGGGCAGCTGGGCCAGCTCATTTTGAGCCACTGGCATCCCACAGCCCGAACTAAGCTtgctctgctcccttccctccagcctgAAGAAGAACACGCACACGTATTTCTACACCAGCTTCGTGGCCTACATCTTCGGGCTGGGCCTGACCATCTTCATCATGCACATCTTCAAGCACGCCCAGGTGAGCCCTGCCCTTCTGCCCCACGGGGGCACGCGGCCGGACGCGCCAGCCTGGCCACAAGCGTCCCAGGCACGCCAGGAAAAAGCAGATGTTCCTTTGGCTTCActttcccagctcctgcctgtgcctTGCCCTCCTCCAAACCCCCGTGGGTCTGCCTGGAGCTGAGCCTTCAGGCTGAGAGCAGCACCTCAGCACCCAAGGAGCACAGTGGGGGGCTCCAGGAGCACTCTGTGGGTGCTGTTGCTGCCCTGTGGGGTTTCTCGGTGTGTTCACAGCCCGCAGTGGGTGCCCAGATTCTCCTGGAGCCCGTGGAGGTGCCCAGGAAGGCGCTGAGCTGTGGGTGAGCACAGGCAGCCTGGCTTACGGGTGGCTTTTGGGTGCTGTCTGTGACCCCAGCGCTCACCTCCACCACGAGCCGGGAGGTTGGCACCCCTCTGCCAGGCAGCCTCTGTGCCACTTTGGGTCCCTGTGGCAGGATTTTTGTCCTGCTGGGCTCTCGGAGCAGCTTGCTGGGGCTCTCCCCTCTCTGCACAGCGGAGATGTGGTGGGGACAGGGCCCTGCCCTCCCGAGGGGCTATCTGTGGTTGGGTTTAAtcgattttttttctctctggcagcctgctctgctgtaCCTGGTCCCCGCGTGCATCGGATTCCCCCTGCTTGTGGCCTTGGCGAAGGGAGAAGTAACCGAAATGTTCAGGTGGGCCTCGGCGGGGGTCGGAGCTGTTTTGCCCACGGCGCTGGAGCACAGGAAGCATGCAGATGTTCCCACGCCCGGGCACAGCTGGAGGGACAGGTTCATCTGGGCAGGCTCGGGGTGTGCGTGCGCGCGTTTGCGGAGGCGGAGGGAGCCGGGTGTGTGCTCGGACACGCCGAACCTGGCTCCTGCCACCTCCCGGGAGCCCTCGGTGCCCTACCCAACGGGGCAGGCAGCGTTTTGGGAGCTGCCGagctcttcccctgctctgGCAGGCAAGGGAGAGGGTGGGACCGCGCACCTGGTGCCGAGAGAGACTTGGTCATTGTGTGTCCCAGCGCCCGTGGGTGGGGGAGGATGGAATTGGAGCCAGCTGCGGGAGCAGCCGGGGCTGGTTCGAGCACATCCCGGCTTCCCCGCTGGGGTGT is from Anas acuta chromosome 16, bAnaAcu1.1, whole genome shotgun sequence and encodes:
- the HM13 gene encoding minor histocompatibility antigen H13 isoform X4 → MAACLCGGVGGGRNRRSPSNARRAGVPVTHARAHARRVTHFRPVRGTCRCAMEEAAALNGSAGPGASPSPPAAATASARPPATPEGMALAYGSLVLMALLPIFFGALRSVSCAKSKNSSEMPETITSRDAARFPIVASCTLLGLYLFFKIFSQEYINLLLSMYFFVLGILALSHTISPMMNRFFPANFPNKQYQLLFTQGSGESKEEIVNYEFDTKDLVCLALSSVVGVWYLLRKHWIANNLFGLAFSLNGVELLHLNNVSTGCILLGGLFIYDVFWVFGTNVMVTVAKSFEAPIKLVFPQDLLEKGLEADNFAMLGLGDIVIPGIFIALLLRFDISLKKNTHTYFYTSFVAYIFGLGLTIFIMHIFKHAQPALLYLVPACIGFPLLVALAKGEVTEMFSYEESSTPKEAPGASKEEPTAADKKEK
- the HM13 gene encoding minor histocompatibility antigen H13 isoform X1; translated protein: MAACLCGGVGGGRNRRSPSNARRAGVPVTHARAHARRVTHFRPVRGTCRCAMEEAAALNGSAGPGASPSPPAAATASARPPATPEGMALAYGSLVLMALLPIFFGALRSVSCAKSKNSSEMPETITSRDAARFPIVASCTLLGLYLFFKIFSQEYINLLLSMYFFVLGILALSHTISPMMNRFFPANFPNKQYQLLFTQGSGESKEEIVNYEFDTKDLVCLALSSVVGVWYLLRKHWIANNLFGLAFSLNGVELLHLNNVSTGCILLGGLFIYDVFWVFGTNVMVTVAKSFEAPIKLVFPQDLLEKGLEADNFAMLGLGDIVIPGIFIALLLRFDISLKKNTHTYFYTSFVAYIFGLGLTIFIMHIFKHAQPALLYLVPACIGFPLLVALAKGEVTEMFRWASAGVGAVLPTALEHRKHADVPTPGHSWRDSYESSAEILPHTPRLTHFPTVSGSPASLADSMQQKLSCPRRRRQQSPSAM
- the HM13 gene encoding minor histocompatibility antigen H13 isoform X2, encoding MAACLCGGVGGGRNRRSPSNARRAGVPVTHARAHARRVTHFRPVRGTCRCAMEEAAALNGSAGPGASPSPPAAATASARPPATPEGMALAYGSLVLMALLPIFFGALRSVSCAKSKNSSEMPETITSRDAARFPIVASCTLLGLYLFFKIFSQEYINLLLSMYFFVLGILALSHTISPMMNRFFPANFPNKQYQLLFTQGSGESKEEIVNYEFDTKDLVCLALSSVVGVWYLLRKHWIANNLFGLAFSLNGVELLHLNNVSTGCILLGGLFIYDVFWVFGTNVMVTVAKSFEAPIKLVFPQDLLEKGLEADNFAMLGLGDIVIPGIFIALLLRFDISLKKNTHTYFYTSFVAYIFGLGLTIFIMHIFKHAQPALLYLVPACIGFPLLVALAKGEVTEMFRWASAGVGAVLPTALEHRKHADVPTPGHSWRDSYEESSTPKEAPGASKEEPTAADKKEK